One part of the uncultured Fusobacterium sp. genome encodes these proteins:
- a CDS encoding glycosyltransferase family 9 protein — protein MKKVVKIRILVIHTAFIGDIVLSTPLLRKIKDVYPNSDITYVTTPAGAAILRNNPNISEIIEYDKRGKHKGILGIYQLGKRLKYENFNLVITPHRYMRSSILSWFTGSPVRKGYKNADLSFLYTEKIEYDKKKHEVEKLLSFISKDTDKRYEIELYPNIKDIEKVDEMLKGYGDKKIVVIAPGSKWFTKKWPLEYFNEVLKELKNREDIILAVVGGNEERALNIEIGGNIVDFRGKTTLLELAELIRRAELIVTNDSSPIHIASAWKNVKILAIFGPTVKELGFFPWSKNSVVFQREELKCRPCSLHGGDKCPEKHFKCMVDIKPELILDEIYKTIGRE, from the coding sequence TTGAAGAAGGTGGTAAAAATTAGGATATTAGTTATACATACAGCATTTATAGGGGATATAGTTTTATCAACTCCTTTGTTAAGAAAGATAAAAGATGTATATCCAAATAGTGATATTACCTATGTTACAACTCCAGCAGGAGCAGCAATTTTAAGAAATAATCCAAATATAAGTGAGATTATTGAGTATGATAAGAGAGGAAAGCATAAGGGAATATTAGGAATATATCAACTTGGAAAAAGATTGAAGTATGAAAATTTTAATTTGGTTATAACACCACATAGATATATGAGAAGTTCAATTCTTTCGTGGTTTACAGGATCACCAGTGAGAAAGGGATATAAAAATGCTGATCTATCATTTCTTTATACAGAGAAGATTGAGTATGATAAGAAAAAGCATGAGGTTGAAAAACTTCTATCTTTTATCTCTAAAGATACAGATAAAAGATATGAGATAGAATTATATCCAAATATTAAAGATATTGAAAAAGTTGATGAGATGTTAAAAGGGTATGGAGATAAAAAGATAGTTGTTATAGCTCCAGGAAGTAAATGGTTTACTAAAAAATGGCCTTTAGAATATTTCAACGAAGTATTAAAAGAACTAAAAAATAGAGAAGATATTATCTTAGCTGTTGTAGGAGGAAATGAAGAGAGAGCTTTAAATATAGAAATTGGAGGAAATATAGTTGATTTTAGAGGGAAAACAACACTTTTAGAATTAGCTGAATTAATAAGAAGAGCAGAGTTGATAGTAACTAATGATTCTTCTCCAATCCATATAGCATCAGCATGGAAAAATGTAAAAATTCTTGCTATATTTGGTCCAACTGTAAAAGAGTTAGGATTTTTCCCTTGGTCAAAAAATAGTGTAGTTTTCCAAAGGGAAGAGCTAAAGTGTAGACCATGCTCATTACATGGTGGAGACAAGTGTCCAGAGAAACATTTTAAATGTATGGTAGATATAAAGCCAGAACTTATTTTAGATGAGATTTATAAAACTATTGGAAGAGAATAG
- a CDS encoding lipopolysaccharide core heptose(II) kinase RfaY, with the protein MKKVRRGNIYLYFNDEKSLEFFDLIENNRYKLIKVLKDDQRSYVALIEIQGKRYIYKRPIEKNSRKWQRFLSIFRGSESKREFKNIEKIREVGLNGAVPYLAVEKKKGLVVYDSYLIYGYIDGRESSFKDIDLIMAELRKIHNLGYLHGDSHMNNFLIKGEKVYLIDTKLLWNKYGGFGRAFEFMYLEESCPQEIDYDKESIYYKGAKGLRNYLTFLAKIKSIRRKKK; encoded by the coding sequence ATGAAAAAAGTAAGAAGAGGAAATATATATTTATATTTTAATGATGAAAAAAGTTTAGAATTTTTTGATTTAATTGAAAATAATAGATATAAATTGATAAAAGTTTTAAAAGATGATCAAAGAAGTTATGTAGCACTAATAGAAATTCAAGGGAAAAGATATATTTATAAAAGACCAATAGAGAAAAATAGTAGAAAATGGCAGAGATTTTTATCTATTTTTAGAGGTAGTGAAAGTAAGAGAGAATTTAAAAATATAGAAAAGATTAGAGAAGTAGGACTTAATGGAGCAGTTCCATATTTAGCTGTGGAGAAGAAAAAAGGCTTAGTAGTATATGATTCTTATCTGATCTATGGGTATATAGATGGGAGAGAGAGTAGCTTTAAAGATATAGATTTAATAATGGCAGAGTTAAGAAAGATACATAACTTAGGTTATCTGCATGGAGACTCACATATGAATAATTTCCTTATAAAAGGAGAAAAGGTATATCTTATTGATACAAAACTTCTTTGGAATAAATATGGAGGATTTGGAAGAGCTTTTGAATTTATGTATCTAGAAGAGAGCTGTCCTCAAGAGATAGATTATGATAAAGAGAGCATATATTATAAAGGAGCAAAGGGATTAAGAAACTATTTAACTTTTTTAGCTAAAATAAAAAGTATTAGGAGAAAAAAGAAGTGA
- a CDS encoding glycosyltransferase family 9 protein, translating to MKILVIRLSSIGDIILTTPVLKAFKEKYPEATIDFLVLDKFKAAIDGLPYIDNLILFNKKENDGLKNMKIFAEKLRENGYDYVFDLHSKLRSKVISKHLGIKCYRYKKRSWWKTLLVKLRLIKYEVDDTIVKNYFGAFKDFGLEYKGEDLTFSFPSGIEEKFNEYVDLPVMAPGASKNTKKWTPEGFGTLAKLIFEKYGKETVLIGGKEDIEVCNKINEISGGHTINLAGKLSLKESGALLSRAKFLVTNDSGPFHIARGVKCKTFVIFGPTSPGMFDFGENDTLIYSGESCSPCSLHGDKVCPKHHFNCMKNIKGEMILKEIEKKIKL from the coding sequence GTGAAAATATTAGTTATAAGGCTTAGTTCAATAGGGGATATAATATTGACTACACCTGTATTAAAAGCTTTTAAGGAAAAGTATCCAGAGGCAACTATAGATTTTCTTGTATTGGATAAATTTAAAGCTGCAATAGATGGATTACCATATATAGATAATCTAATTCTTTTTAATAAAAAAGAGAATGATGGATTAAAAAATATGAAGATCTTTGCAGAAAAATTAAGAGAAAATGGATATGATTATGTTTTTGATCTTCATTCAAAGTTGAGATCAAAGGTTATATCTAAACATTTAGGGATTAAATGTTATAGATATAAAAAAAGAAGTTGGTGGAAAACACTTTTAGTTAAATTAAGATTGATAAAATATGAAGTAGATGATACTATAGTAAAAAATTATTTTGGTGCATTTAAAGATTTTGGATTGGAGTATAAAGGGGAAGATCTGACTTTTTCTTTTCCTAGTGGAATAGAAGAGAAGTTTAATGAATATGTTGATCTACCAGTAATGGCTCCTGGAGCATCAAAAAATACAAAAAAATGGACTCCTGAAGGATTTGGAACTTTAGCTAAACTTATTTTTGAAAAATATGGAAAGGAAACTGTTCTCATAGGTGGAAAAGAGGATATAGAAGTTTGTAATAAGATCAATGAGATCAGTGGTGGACATACAATAAATTTAGCTGGGAAGTTGTCACTTAAAGAGAGTGGAGCTTTACTAAGTAGAGCTAAATTTTTAGTCACTAATGATTCAGGACCATTTCATATAGCTAGAGGGGTTAAATGTAAAACCTTTGTTATATTTGGACCTACAAGTCCGGGAATGTTTGATTTTGGAGAAAATGATACATTGATATATAGTGGTGAAAGTTGTTCTCCTTGTAGTTTACATGGAGATAAAGTTTGTCCTAAACATCACTTTAATTGTATGAAGAATATAAAAGGTGAGATGATTTTAAAAGAGATAGAGAAAAAAATAAAATTATAA
- the recA gene encoding recombinase RecA, which produces MAKAKEKNEINEKEKALELAMKQIRKDFGDGSIMKLGDNQNMNVEVISTGSINLDAALGQGGVPRGRIVEIYGAESSGKTTIALHIAAEAQKEGGIVAFIDAEHALDPVYAKALGVDIDELLISQPDYGEQAMEIADMLVRSGAVDLIVVDSVAALVPKTEIDGEMSDQQMGLQARLMSKALRKLTATLNKSKTTMIFINQIRDKIGGFGFGPQTTTTGGKALKFYASVRMEVKRVGQVKQGDEVIGNETLVKITKNKIAPPFKEASFQIMYGKGISRVGEILDMALDNDIVSKSGAWFSFGDIRLGQGKENVKARLENEPELLEKIEEEVRKILNKGKEEESTEEILEVKEGVLDFDEEI; this is translated from the coding sequence ATGGCAAAAGCAAAAGAAAAAAATGAGATAAACGAGAAAGAAAAAGCACTTGAACTTGCAATGAAACAGATAAGAAAAGATTTTGGTGATGGATCTATAATGAAATTAGGAGATAACCAAAATATGAATGTAGAGGTAATCTCTACTGGAAGTATAAATCTTGATGCAGCTTTAGGACAAGGTGGAGTACCTAGAGGAAGAATAGTTGAGATATATGGAGCAGAGAGTTCAGGTAAAACAACAATAGCTCTTCATATAGCAGCAGAGGCACAAAAAGAGGGAGGAATAGTTGCATTTATAGATGCTGAACATGCTCTTGACCCTGTGTATGCTAAAGCTTTAGGTGTTGATATAGATGAACTTTTAATATCTCAACCAGATTATGGGGAGCAAGCTATGGAGATAGCGGATATGTTAGTGAGATCTGGAGCAGTAGATCTTATTGTAGTTGACTCAGTAGCAGCTCTTGTACCTAAGACAGAGATAGATGGAGAGATGTCAGATCAACAGATGGGACTTCAAGCTAGACTTATGTCAAAGGCTCTTAGAAAATTAACAGCAACTTTAAATAAATCAAAGACAACTATGATATTTATAAACCAAATCAGAGATAAGATAGGTGGATTTGGTTTTGGTCCTCAAACAACAACTACTGGAGGAAAAGCTCTGAAATTCTATGCATCTGTTAGAATGGAAGTAAAAAGAGTTGGACAAGTAAAACAAGGTGATGAAGTTATAGGAAATGAAACTTTAGTAAAAATCACTAAAAATAAGATAGCCCCACCATTTAAAGAGGCATCTTTCCAAATTATGTATGGTAAGGGAATCTCAAGAGTTGGAGAGATCTTGGATATGGCTTTAGATAATGATATAGTATCTAAATCAGGAGCTTGGTTTAGTTTTGGAGACATTAGACTTGGACAAGGAAAAGAAAATGTAAAAGCTAGACTTGAAAACGAACCAGAATTATTAGAAAAGATTGAAGAGGAAGTAAGAAAAATTTTAAATAAAGGTAAGGAAGAAGAATCTACAGAAGAGATCTTGGAAGTAAAAGAGGGAGTTTTAGATTTTGATGAAGAGATATAG
- a CDS encoding RecX family transcriptional regulator — protein sequence MKRYSLKGNKIYFDEEFFIDLNKQTIAEYELQKRNEISEEEYYEIIRRRVLSMGYFLLSKKDYPIKEFTTKLITKYREKEIVEEIIDEFIEKGYLDDMEYGRCYIKTHNYGRKKMEFMLFQKGLSSDIIRELLNDNSDNELEEIKRLWLRLGEKEKDKKIVSLMRKGFQYRDIKKVISELE from the coding sequence ATGAAGAGATATAGTCTAAAAGGAAATAAAATATATTTTGATGAAGAATTTTTTATTGACTTGAACAAGCAGACTATAGCAGAATATGAGCTTCAAAAGAGAAATGAGATCTCAGAAGAAGAGTATTACGAAATTATAAGAAGAAGGGTTTTAAGTATGGGATATTTCCTATTGAGCAAAAAGGATTATCCTATTAAAGAGTTTACAACAAAACTTATTACAAAATATCGTGAAAAAGAGATAGTAGAAGAAATAATAGATGAATTTATAGAAAAAGGTTATTTAGATGATATGGAATATGGAAGATGCTATATAAAAACTCACAATTATGGGAGAAAAAAAATGGAGTTTATGCTTTTCCAAAAGGGGTTATCTTCAGATATCATAAGGGAATTATTAAATGATAATTCTGATAATGAATTGGAAGAGATAAAAAGATTATGGTTAAGACTTGGAGAGAAGGAAAAGGATAAAAAAATAGTTTCTCTTATGAGAAAAGGGTTTCAATATAGGGATATAAAAAAAGTAATTTCAGAATTAGAATAG
- a CDS encoding 1-acyl-sn-glycerol-3-phosphate acyltransferase has product MLGLILASLTGFFLFSFISIAYLPKLRTMEERAGVEYAREKLKWLSKHVLKSLDVKLDIKYKNRDAIDSLDKKEGVIFVCNHQSNLDIPAIVTALHMDVGFVAKHEMKRWPFFGTWMKKSNCVFLNRENPREGIKDIKKAVELIKKGYPTVIFPEGERSLTGKILNFKKGSFKLATETNGVIVPLTLKGTYDIQPRGTLKMARGKKVTLVVDEPIFVKNLSKDEEKVLATIVRDKIVENFEKIQ; this is encoded by the coding sequence ATGTTAGGTTTAATTTTAGCTTCATTAACAGGATTTTTTTTATTCTCTTTTATAAGTATAGCTTATCTTCCTAAGCTTAGAACAATGGAAGAGAGAGCAGGAGTAGAGTATGCAAGAGAAAAATTAAAGTGGCTATCTAAACATGTTTTAAAAAGCTTAGATGTAAAATTAGATATAAAATATAAGAATAGAGATGCTATAGACTCTCTAGATAAAAAAGAGGGAGTTATTTTTGTATGTAATCATCAAAGTAATTTAGATATTCCTGCTATTGTAACAGCTCTTCATATGGATGTTGGATTTGTAGCTAAACATGAGATGAAAAGATGGCCTTTTTTTGGAACTTGGATGAAAAAAAGTAACTGTGTATTTTTAAATAGAGAAAACCCAAGAGAGGGAATAAAGGATATAAAAAAAGCAGTTGAACTTATAAAAAAAGGTTATCCTACTGTAATTTTTCCAGAGGGAGAAAGAAGTTTGACTGGGAAAATATTGAATTTTAAAAAAGGTAGTTTTAAATTAGCAACTGAAACTAATGGAGTTATAGTTCCTTTAACATTAAAGGGGACTTATGATATTCAACCAAGAGGGACATTGAAAATGGCAAGGGGGAAAAAGGTAACCCTTGTAGTAGATGAACCTATCTTTGTAAAAAATCTTTCAAAAGATGAGGAAAAAGTCCTAGCTACTATTGTTAGAGATAAAATAGTAGAAAATTTTGAAAAGATACAATAA
- the pflB gene encoding formate C-acetyltransferase produces the protein MKYWNGFVGELWKNEINVRDFIQCNYTPYTGDDSFLEDATENTKKVWNKLTEMFKVEREKGIYDAETKIPQAIDAYGPGYIDKDAEVIVGLQTDAPLKRGIFPKGGLRMVKNSLEAFGYEIDPLTEEIFTKYRKTHNEGVFSAYTDEMKACRKSGIITGLPDAYGRGRIIGDYRRVPLYGVDRLIEDKQQQMKVLEVAEMDDETIRRREEIFEQIKALKSFVKMGQAYGFDLSRPAENAKEAVQYLYFGYLAAVKDQDGAAMSLGRTSTFLDIYIQRDLENGVITEKEAQELIDQFIIKLRIVRFLRTPEYDALFSGDPTWTTESLGGQGVDGRTLVTKTSFRYLHTLYNLGPAPEPNMTVLWSVSSPENWKNFCAKVSIDTSAVQYENDDLMRPEFGDDYGIACCVSPMKIGKGMQFFGARANLPKTLLYALNGGRDEKSGVQVAPKFAPVTGDYLEYEDVMEKFEQMMKWLAGVYVNALKIIHYMHDKYAYEAFEMALHDLDIERTQATGIAGLSIVADSLAAIRDSKVKVVRNESGLIVDFEREGEYVPFGNNEDSTDDLAVMVTEKFMNYLRTHETYRHSRATQSILTITSNVVYGKKTGNTPDGRRAGAPFSPGANPMNGRDTRGAIASLASVAKLPFHHANDGISYTFAIAPNALGKTAEDRIENLVSMMDGYFTPQGGQHLNVNVFNRELLEDAMENPEKYPQLTIRVSGYAVNFVRLTREQQLDVLSRTINSKM, from the coding sequence ATGAAATATTGGAATGGTTTTGTAGGAGAACTTTGGAAAAATGAGATCAATGTAAGAGATTTTATTCAATGTAACTACACTCCATATACTGGGGATGATTCATTTTTAGAAGATGCAACAGAAAATACTAAAAAAGTATGGAACAAACTTACAGAGATGTTCAAAGTTGAAAGAGAAAAGGGAATTTATGATGCAGAAACAAAAATTCCTCAAGCTATTGATGCTTATGGACCAGGATATATTGATAAAGATGCTGAAGTTATAGTTGGACTTCAAACAGATGCACCTTTAAAAAGAGGAATTTTCCCTAAAGGTGGATTAAGAATGGTAAAAAACTCTTTAGAAGCTTTTGGATATGAGATTGATCCTTTAACTGAAGAGATATTTACAAAATATAGAAAAACTCACAATGAGGGAGTATTCTCAGCTTATACTGATGAGATGAAAGCTTGTAGAAAATCAGGAATTATTACTGGACTTCCAGATGCTTATGGAAGAGGAAGAATAATAGGTGACTATAGAAGAGTACCTCTTTATGGAGTAGATAGACTGATAGAAGATAAACAACAACAAATGAAAGTTCTTGAAGTTGCAGAGATGGATGATGAAACTATCAGAAGAAGAGAAGAAATCTTTGAACAAATTAAAGCTTTAAAAAGTTTTGTAAAAATGGGACAAGCTTATGGATTTGATCTTTCAAGACCAGCTGAAAATGCAAAAGAAGCAGTACAATATCTATATTTTGGATATTTAGCAGCTGTAAAAGATCAAGATGGAGCAGCTATGTCATTAGGAAGAACATCTACTTTCTTAGATATCTATATTCAAAGAGATCTAGAAAATGGAGTTATTACAGAAAAAGAAGCTCAAGAGCTAATAGATCAATTTATTATAAAGTTAAGAATAGTTAGATTCTTAAGAACTCCTGAATATGATGCACTATTCTCTGGAGATCCAACTTGGACAACAGAATCTCTTGGAGGACAAGGAGTAGACGGAAGAACTTTAGTAACAAAAACATCATTTAGATATTTACATACTCTATATAACTTAGGACCAGCACCAGAACCAAATATGACAGTTCTATGGTCAGTAAGCTCTCCAGAAAATTGGAAAAACTTCTGTGCAAAAGTATCTATTGATACATCAGCAGTTCAATATGAAAATGATGATCTAATGAGACCAGAATTTGGTGATGATTATGGAATAGCTTGTTGTGTATCTCCTATGAAGATAGGAAAAGGAATGCAATTCTTTGGAGCTAGAGCAAACTTACCAAAGACTCTACTATATGCTTTAAACGGTGGAAGAGATGAGAAAAGTGGAGTTCAAGTTGCACCAAAATTTGCTCCAGTAACAGGAGATTACCTAGAGTATGAAGATGTAATGGAAAAATTTGAGCAAATGATGAAGTGGCTTGCTGGAGTTTATGTAAATGCACTAAAAATAATTCACTATATGCATGATAAATATGCTTACGAAGCTTTTGAAATGGCTCTTCATGATTTAGATATTGAAAGAACTCAAGCAACTGGAATAGCTGGACTTTCAATAGTAGCAGACTCACTAGCAGCTATAAGAGATAGCAAAGTAAAAGTTGTAAGAAATGAAAGTGGACTTATTGTTGACTTTGAAAGAGAAGGAGAATATGTTCCATTTGGAAATAATGAAGATTCTACAGATGATCTTGCTGTAATGGTAACAGAAAAATTCATGAACTACTTAAGAACTCATGAAACATATAGACACTCAAGAGCTACTCAATCAATTCTTACAATAACATCAAATGTTGTATATGGTAAGAAAACAGGAAACACTCCTGATGGAAGAAGAGCAGGAGCTCCATTCTCTCCAGGAGCTAACCCAATGAATGGAAGAGATACAAGAGGAGCAATAGCATCTCTAGCATCAGTAGCTAAACTTCCATTCCACCATGCAAATGATGGAATATCTTATACATTTGCAATAGCACCAAATGCTTTAGGAAAAACAGCTGAAGACAGAATAGAAAATCTTGTTTCTATGATGGATGGATATTTCACTCCACAAGGTGGACAACATCTAAATGTCAATGTATTTAATAGAGAGTTACTTGAAGATGCAATGGAAAATCCTGAAAAATATCCTCAATTAACTATTAGAGTTTCTGGATATGCAGTAAACTTTGTAAGATTAACTAGGGAACAACAATTAGATGTTCTTTCAAGAACAATTAATAGTAAAATGTAA
- the pflA gene encoding pyruvate formate-lyase-activating protein, producing MENKNIIGNIHSYESFGTVDGPGIRFVLFLQGCPLRCKFCHNPDTWNLTGGKIKESAKETFEKIKKYKGYFGKKGGVTVTGGEPLLQTEFILELFKLCKEEGIHTAIDTSGYIFNDKVKEVLEYTDLVLLDIKAIDEKVYKELTRVELKNTLEFAKYLKEIGKKVWIRHVVVPNITDDDELLDRLAQYVSTLDNVEKVEILPYHRLGEFKYKELGMKYALEGVEELSKERTENAKAIFERYNLKVN from the coding sequence ATGGAAAATAAAAATATTATTGGTAATATACATTCATATGAGAGTTTTGGAACTGTTGATGGGCCAGGAATAAGATTTGTTCTATTTTTACAAGGTTGTCCTTTGAGATGTAAATTTTGTCACAACCCAGATACTTGGAATTTAACAGGTGGGAAGATAAAGGAATCTGCAAAAGAAACCTTTGAGAAGATAAAAAAATATAAAGGGTATTTTGGAAAAAAAGGAGGAGTTACTGTAACAGGAGGAGAGCCTCTTCTTCAAACTGAATTTATTTTAGAACTTTTTAAATTATGTAAAGAAGAGGGGATACATACTGCTATTGATACTTCAGGATATATTTTTAATGATAAAGTTAAAGAGGTTTTAGAATATACAGATCTTGTTTTGTTAGATATAAAGGCAATTGATGAAAAGGTATATAAGGAATTGACAAGAGTAGAATTAAAAAATACCCTTGAGTTTGCTAAATATCTAAAAGAGATTGGGAAAAAGGTTTGGATTAGACATGTAGTAGTACCAAATATTACAGATGATGACGAGCTTTTAGACAGACTTGCACAATATGTATCTACTTTAGATAATGTTGAAAAAGTGGAGATACTACCTTATCATAGATTGGGAGAGTTTAAATATAAAGAATTAGGAATGAAGTATGCTCTTGAAGGGGTAGAAGAACTTTCAAAAGAGAGAACTGAAAATGCTAAAGCTATATTTGAAAGATATAATTTAAAAGTTAATTAG
- the tsaD gene encoding tRNA (adenosine(37)-N6)-threonylcarbamoyltransferase complex transferase subunit TsaD has product MIILGIESSCDETSIAVLKDGKEILSNKISSQIAIHKEYGGVVPEIASRQHIKNIAAILDEALAEAQITLDDVDYIAVTYAPGLIGALLVGVSFAKGLSYAHNIPIIPVHHIKGHIYANFLEHDIKLPCIALVVSGGHTNIVFMGEDHKFVNLGGTLDDAVGESCDKVARVLGIGYPGGPVIDRMYYEGDRDFLQIPEPKVGEYDFSFSGIKTAVINFVNKMKMKGEEFKQEDLAASFLGKVVDILCKKTLKAAKDKNVKTIILAGGVAANSLLRSQLTEEAKKLGISVYYPSMKLCTDNAAMIAEAAYYKIKCAKNPEDCFAGLELNGIASLEVTKDMY; this is encoded by the coding sequence ATGATTATTTTAGGAATTGAAAGTTCATGTGATGAAACTTCCATAGCAGTCTTAAAAGATGGTAAAGAGATATTATCAAATAAAATTTCATCTCAAATAGCAATTCATAAAGAGTATGGAGGAGTAGTTCCAGAAATTGCTTCAAGACAACATATAAAAAATATTGCAGCTATTTTAGATGAAGCATTAGCAGAAGCTCAAATAACATTAGATGATGTAGATTATATTGCAGTAACATATGCACCAGGACTTATAGGAGCATTATTAGTTGGAGTTTCTTTTGCAAAGGGATTATCATATGCTCATAATATACCAATAATTCCAGTACATCATATTAAAGGACATATATATGCTAACTTTTTAGAGCATGATATAAAACTTCCGTGTATAGCATTAGTAGTTTCAGGGGGGCATACTAATATTGTATTTATGGGTGAAGATCATAAATTTGTAAATTTAGGTGGGACTTTAGATGATGCAGTTGGAGAAAGTTGTGATAAAGTTGCAAGAGTATTGGGAATTGGATATCCTGGAGGTCCTGTAATAGATAGAATGTACTATGAAGGGGATAGAGATTTTCTTCAAATTCCAGAGCCTAAAGTTGGAGAATATGACTTTAGCTTTTCAGGAATTAAAACTGCTGTAATAAACTTTGTAAATAAGATGAAGATGAAGGGTGAAGAGTTTAAACAAGAGGATTTAGCAGCTTCATTTTTAGGAAAAGTAGTGGATATTTTATGTAAGAAAACATTGAAAGCAGCTAAGGACAAAAATGTTAAGACTATTATTTTAGCTGGAGGGGTTGCAGCTAACTCATTGTTGAGAAGTCAATTAACAGAAGAAGCTAAAAAGCTAGGAATAAGTGTTTATTATCCATCTATGAAACTATGTACAGATAATGCAGCTATGATAGCTGAGGCAGCTTATTACAAGATAAAATGTGCAAAAAATCCTGAAGATTGTTTTGCAGGACTAGAACTTAATGGAATAGCATCATTAGAAGTTACAAAAGATATGTATTAA
- a CDS encoding LysE family transporter produces the protein MKYFLQGITMGLAYVAPIGLQNLFVINTALTQKRSRAYLTALIVIFFDVTLALACFFGVGTIMEKSKLLELAILLVGSIIVIWIGIGLLRSKGSMDSSTDVNVPILKVITTACVVTWFNPQAIIDGSMMLGAFRASLPKEEGLKFIAGVTSASCLWFTGITTFISVFSSKFTDKILRGINIVCGAVIVFYGLKLFYTFIQLVTNR, from the coding sequence ATGAAATATTTTTTACAGGGAATCACTATGGGGCTAGCTTATGTTGCTCCAATAGGACTACAAAATCTTTTTGTAATTAACACAGCTCTAACTCAAAAGAGAAGTAGAGCTTATCTAACAGCACTAATAGTTATCTTTTTTGATGTAACTTTAGCTTTAGCTTGTTTCTTTGGGGTAGGGACAATAATGGAAAAATCAAAGTTACTAGAATTGGCAATACTATTAGTAGGAAGTATTATAGTTATCTGGATTGGAATAGGACTTTTAAGATCTAAAGGAAGTATGGATAGTTCAACAGATGTGAATGTACCTATATTAAAAGTAATAACTACTGCTTGTGTAGTAACTTGGTTTAATCCTCAAGCTATAATTGATGGAAGTATGATGTTGGGAGCATTTAGAGCATCTCTTCCTAAAGAAGAAGGATTAAAATTTATTGCTGGAGTTACATCTGCATCATGTTTATGGTTTACAGGAATAACAACTTTTATTTCAGTTTTTAGCAGTAAATTTACTGATAAAATACTACGTGGAATAAATATTGTATGTGGAGCAGTAATTGTATTCTATGGCTTAAAACTATTCTATACATTTATTCAATTAGTAACTAACAGATAA